The genomic segment TCAGGAACGGGCCTGGGCTGCCCAGCGGGGCTGGTCGGCGCCGGTGTTCGCCGACAAGGCCGCCACCGATGCCTGTTTTGAAAACCTCACCGGCGAGTTGCTGCGCAGACACGACAGCCTTTACCCGGCCATCGCCAGCCACAACCTGCGCAGCCAGGCGGTGGCCCTGGCCTGGGTGCGGCACCTGGGCCTGGCGCCGGAGTGTTGGGAGGTCCAGATGCTCTACGGCATGGGCGAACCCCTGCGCGACGCCCTGGCGGCGGAAGGCGTGCCCTTGCGCATCTACGTGCCCACCGGGGACCTGATCGGCGGCATGGCCTACCTGATCCGTCGCCTGCTGGAAAACACCGCCCAGGAATCGGTGCTGCGCCAGACCTATGTGGCCGGCGCCGATGCGACGCAGTTGCTGAGCCCGCCCCGGCTGGCCGCCAAGGAAGCATCGACCGTCGCTGCGCCGGGCTTCGCCAACGCGCCCCTGCTGGACTTCAGTCGTCCCGAGCCGGTGGCGGCCATGGTCCAGGCCCTGGCGGAGCTGCGGGCTGGGCCGGAACTCGAAATCGCCCCCGATACCCCTGTCCATGAAGTGCGCAACCCGGCCGCGCCGGAGCAGGTGCTGGCCCGCTTCCCCCTGGCCGACCCAGCCCAGGGCGAGGCTGCCGTGGCCCGGGCCCTGGCGGCCTTTGCCGGCTGGCGCGCCACTCCGGCGGCCCAGCGGGCGACCTGCCTGCGCCGGGCAGCAGCCGCGATGCTGGCCGAGCGCCACCACCTGGCCGCCCTGATGGTGTTGAGCGTGGGCAAGAACTGGCGCGAGGCCGACGGCGACGTGGCCGAGGCGGTGGACTTCCTCAACTACTACGCCGATGCCATGGAGGCCCTGGCCGGCTGGTGGGACACGATCTCCTTCCCCGGCGAGGCCAACCGCCTGGGCTACGAGCCCCGGGGGCCGGCCCTGGTGATCGCTCCCTGGAACTTCCCCCTGGCCATCCTCACCGGCATGGCCGCCGCGGCCCTGGTGGCGGGCAATCCGGTGATCCTCAAGCCCTCCCGTCCCGGCCTGCTGCTGGGCCAGGCCCTGCACCGCCTGCTGTTGGAGGCCGGCGTGCCGGCGGACGCCTGCCAGTTGCTGCCGGCCACAGGAGCCGTGACCGAGGCCCTGGCCGGCCATCCCGACATCGCCATCATCGCCTTCACCGGCTCCCGGGAAACCGGGTTGGGCCTGCTCCAGGCCGCCCACCGGCCGGTGCCCGGCCAATACCAGATCAAGCAGGTGGTCTGCGAGCTGGGGGGCAAGAATGCCATCGTCGTGGATAGCGACGCGGACCTGGACGAAGCGGTGCCCGCCATCGTCGCCTCGGCCTTCGGTTATCAGGGACAGAAGTGTTCCGCCTGCTCGCGCCTGATCGTGGTGGGGGACGAGGCCGCCGCCGAGGCCGTGGCCCGGCGCGTGGCCGACGCCCTGGCGGTCTGGTCCTGGGGGCCGCCGGAAGACCCGGCCCAGGTCTTCGGGCCGATGATCAGCGCCGAGGCCCGGGATAAGACCCTGGAATACATCGCCATCGGTCGCCAGGAAGGGCGGTTGCTCTATCAGGGGGCGGTGCCCGGAGAGGGCTGGTACGCGCCCCCCTGCATCTTCACCGGCATCCAGCCCCATCACCGGCTGGCCCGGGAGGAAATTTTCGGCCCGGTGCTGGCGGTGCTGGCGGCGCCGGATTTCCCCGCTGCCCTGAAGCTGGCCCAGGCAGTGGACTACGGTCTCACCGGCGGCGTGTTCTCCCGCCTGCCGGCCCACCTGGCCCTGGCGGCCCGGGAATTCCGCGTCGGCGATCTGTACCTGAACCGCAAGATCACCGGTGCACGGGTCGGCGCCCAGCCCTTCGGCGGCACCCGCCTGTCGGGCACGGGCATCCAGGCCGGTGGGCCGGATTATCTGAAGCAGTTCCTGTGGACCCGGGTGGTGAGCGAGAACACCCAGCGCCATGGCTACATCGGCGCCCGCTCCACCCTGGATTCCGGGGAGGCATCATGGACCTGAACCTGCAAGCCCTGCGCGCCCTGGGCGTGGCCAGTGCCCAGGGCATCGCCCACGGCCGGCTCGGGCCGGGCACGGCGGCGGCGCCGACCCGGCTGGTCCAGGCGGACTTGCTCTCGGCCCTGCGCCGGGGCGGCCTGCGGGCCCGCTGGCGCAGCGCAGCCGCGGGGGGGCTGCTGACGCCCGCGCCGGGAAGCCTGCTGCCCGAACTGTTGGCGGACCTGGCTGAGGCCGTGGAAGAGACCCTGGCGGCGGGGCAGACGCCCCTGGTGCTGGGGGGCGACCACAGCATCGCCGTGGGCACCTGGCGCGGCGTCGCCCGCTGGTGCCGGCAACAGAACCTGACACCGGGCCTGATCTGGGTGGACGCCCATCTGGATGCCCACACGCCCGCCACCACGCCCTCCGGCAACTGCCATGGCATGCCCCTGGCGGCCCTGCTGGGCGAGGGCGGGGAGTGGGCCGGACAGGTGGGGGCGGTGCTGGACCCTCGCCGCCTCTGCGTGGTGGGTGCCCATTCCTTCGAGGCTGAGGAAGCGGCGCTGCTGACCCGCCATGGTGTGCGGGTGTTCACTCTGGAGGAAGTCCGGCGCCGGGGCCTGTCCAAGGTATGGGCCGAGGCCCTGGCCATCGCCGGCACGCCCTTCGGTGTCAGTCTGGATCTGGATGCCCTGGACAGCGCCCAGTTACCGGCCGTCAGCACGCCGGCTGGTCCCGGCCTGAACCTGGGGGAACTATCGGCGGCCTGGCGCGGCCTGCTGCGCCAGCCGGGCCTCCTGGGCCTGGAGATCGTTGAATATGACCCGGGCCGGGATGGCGACGGCACCACCCTGGCCGCCCTGGACAGCCTGCTGGAAGCGGCCGCCCTGCCCGACGGCACCGGTCTGATGACCCTGGAGCACAGCCACGGCGCCCGCAATTACGCTCCCCTGCCGGTGGTGCTGCGGGGGGGCGAGGGCTGCTGGCTCTGGGACAGCGCCGGCCACCGCTACCTGGACATGATGAGCGCCTACTCGGCGGTCAGCCTGGGCCATGGCCATCCGCGTCTGGTGGCGGCCCTGGAGCGCCAGGTGAGGCGCCTGGCGGTGACCTCCCGGGCCTATTACAACGAACGGCTGCCCCTGTTGCTGGAGCGGCTCTGCCAGTTGTTCGGCTACGAGCGGGCGCTGCCGGTGAACACCGGCCTGGAGGCGGTGGAAACCGCCCTCAAGGCGGCGCGCAAATGGGCCTACCAGGTCAAGGGCGTTGCCCCGGAACGGGCGGAAATCATCGCCTGCGACGGCAACTTCCATGGCCGCTCCATCACCATCGTCGGCCTTTCCTCCGAGGCGCAATATCGGGAGGGCTTCGGCCCCTTCCCGCCGGGCCTGCGTCGCGTTCCCTATGGCGATGCGGCGGCCCTGGAGGCGGCCATCGGCCCCGACACGGCGGCCTTCCTGGTGGAACCGATCCAGGGCGAGGGCGGGGTGGTGCTGCCCCCCGCCGGCTATCTGGAGGCCTGCGCCGAGATATGCAAACGCCACCATGTCCTGCTGATCTGCGACGAGGTGCAGACCGGCCTGGGCCGCACCGGCGCCTGGCTGGCCTGCCAGCACGAGGGCGTGCGCCCGGACGGCGTGATCCTGGGCAAGGCCCTGGGCGGCGGGCTGCTGCCGGTCTCAGCCTTCCTCGCCGACCGGGCCGTGATGGACGTGTTCCGCCCCGGCGACCACGGCAGCACCTTCGGCGGCAATTCCCTGGCCGCCACGGTGGCCCTGGAGGCCCTCAACGTGATCGAGGAGGAGGGCCTGGTGGAGCGCTCGGCCCGCCTGGGCCGGCATTTCCTGGCCGGGCTGCAAGCCCTGGATTCCCCGGCGATCCGCCAGGTGCGGGGCCGGGGCCTGTTCATCGGCGTGGAACTGGTGCCGGAAATCGATGCCCGCACCCTCTGCCTGCGCCTGCTGGAAGCGGGCATCCTGACCAAGGACACCCACCAGACCGTGATCCGCCTCGCCCCGCCCCTGGTGATCACCGAGGCCCAACTGGACTGGGCACTGGCGCGTATTGCACGGGTGCTGGGGAGTCGCTGAGTTCCGGTCTCTTGCTCTTACAGTTCGTAGGTCGGGTGTTCTGTTCTTGTCTGGAATCGGCCCAGACTGTGTAAAAACAAGGAACTTATAGCGCTCTGCGCCTATCCATGCAATAGGCATCTTCGGAGTGATTAGATGAAGCGATTCATAGAAGGCGAGAGCAGGACGCAAAGTACGTTGTTGCCGGAAGTTCTGGACGACTATATTGCCGAAGCGAATTCGGTTCGAGTCGTCGATGTCTTTGTTGATGAACTTAATCTGGGGCAAATGGGGTTTGAAGGTGTCGAGCCAGCGGCCACAGGGCGGCCGGCCTACGTTCTTCTCAAGCTCTACATCTACGGCTATCTCAATCGGATTCAATCCAGCCGGCGCCTAGAACGGGAGGCACAACGCAACGTCGAACTGATGTGGCTGACCGGGCGACTGACACCGGATCACAAGACCATTGCCAATTTCCGCAAGGAGAACGGCAAGGCCATCCGAAGCGTCTGCCGCCAATTTGTTGTCCTGTGCCAGCGACTGGGTCTTTTCTCCGAGGCGCTGGTGGCCATCGACGGTAGTAAGTTCAAGGCCGTCAATAACCGAGACAGAAACTTTACTGCCGCCAAGCTTCAACGACGAATGCAAGAGATTGAAGCCAGCATTGAGCGCTATCTGGTCGAGATGGATACGGCAGATCGCCAGGAACCCGCCATTGCCGAAGCCAAGACAGCACGGCTCAAGGACAAGATCGTTGCTTTAAAGGAGCAGATGAAGAAGCTCAAGGCCATCGAGGCAGAACTGAAGGAGGCACCTGATCAGCAGCTATCCCTGACCGACCCGGATGCCCGATCCATGAAGACGCGAGGCACGGGGATCGTAGGCTACAACGTACAGACTGCCGTTGATGCCAGGCACCATCTGATCGTTGCCCACGAAGTCACCAACGATGGCCTTGATCGCAGACAGCTGACCTCTATGGCAAAGCAAGCACGGATGGCCATCGGTAGTGAAACTCTCACCGTCATTGCAGATCGGGGATATTTCAGGGGCGAGGAAATCCTCGCTTGCCAAGGAGCCGGGATCAAGGCCATTGTTCCCAAAACACATACATCGGCAGCCAAGGCTGAGGGACGATTCGACAAGGCCGACTTC from the Denitratisoma oestradiolicum genome contains:
- a CDS encoding IS1182 family transposase; translation: MKRFIEGESRTQSTLLPEVLDDYIAEANSVRVVDVFVDELNLGQMGFEGVEPAATGRPAYVLLKLYIYGYLNRIQSSRRLEREAQRNVELMWLTGRLTPDHKTIANFRKENGKAIRSVCRQFVVLCQRLGLFSEALVAIDGSKFKAVNNRDRNFTAAKLQRRMQEIEASIERYLVEMDTADRQEPAIAEAKTARLKDKIVALKEQMKKLKAIEAELKEAPDQQLSLTDPDARSMKTRGTGIVGYNVQTAVDARHHLIVAHEVTNDGLDRRQLTSMAKQARMAIGSETLTVIADRGYFRGEEILACQGAGIKAIVPKTHTSAAKAEGRFDKADFIYDASANEYCCPAEQRLVWRFARVEGGLMMNRYWSSACPTCAIKGQCTPSDYRRVSRWEHQAVLDDMERRLDLAPDSMRIRRQTVEHPFGTIKSWMGSAHFLTKTLDHVSTEMSLHVLAYNLKRMMKIIGNGTLMAAMRA
- the rocD gene encoding ornithine--oxo-acid transaminase yields the protein MDLNLQALRALGVASAQGIAHGRLGPGTAAAPTRLVQADLLSALRRGGLRARWRSAAAGGLLTPAPGSLLPELLADLAEAVEETLAAGQTPLVLGGDHSIAVGTWRGVARWCRQQNLTPGLIWVDAHLDAHTPATTPSGNCHGMPLAALLGEGGEWAGQVGAVLDPRRLCVVGAHSFEAEEAALLTRHGVRVFTLEEVRRRGLSKVWAEALAIAGTPFGVSLDLDALDSAQLPAVSTPAGPGLNLGELSAAWRGLLRQPGLLGLEIVEYDPGRDGDGTTLAALDSLLEAAALPDGTGLMTLEHSHGARNYAPLPVVLRGGEGCWLWDSAGHRYLDMMSAYSAVSLGHGHPRLVAALERQVRRLAVTSRAYYNERLPLLLERLCQLFGYERALPVNTGLEAVETALKAARKWAYQVKGVAPERAEIIACDGNFHGRSITIVGLSSEAQYREGFGPFPPGLRRVPYGDAAALEAAIGPDTAAFLVEPIQGEGGVVLPPAGYLEACAEICKRHHVLLICDEVQTGLGRTGAWLACQHEGVRPDGVILGKALGGGLLPVSAFLADRAVMDVFRPGDHGSTFGGNSLAATVALEALNVIEEEGLVERSARLGRHFLAGLQALDSPAIRQVRGRGLFIGVELVPEIDARTLCLRLLEAGILTKDTHQTVIRLAPPLVITEAQLDWALARIARVLGSR